The Virgibacillus phasianinus genome includes a window with the following:
- a CDS encoding TetR/AcrR family transcriptional regulator, giving the protein MTKNKIILATINNFSTHGYHGATMSKIAKEVDIKPASLYYFFESKEDLFKQAIQVILDNHFSSMKTSFFNHKKENITNLFSELFRSIVYHHTSNIVETKAYVTMVSSPIPNIKKEVSEYLVQYNEWLLKNLTGVIKGQYTNLDEHTIRKIIDYFIFIGNGLFWGIVIYDQEGIHKNLTQAIYSMEQYITETLRSENYAK; this is encoded by the coding sequence ATGACCAAAAATAAAATAATCCTAGCAACGATAAATAATTTTTCAACACATGGCTACCATGGTGCCACGATGAGCAAAATTGCAAAGGAAGTAGATATTAAACCTGCTTCTCTTTATTACTTTTTCGAAAGTAAAGAAGATCTATTTAAACAGGCAATTCAGGTTATATTAGATAATCATTTTTCTAGTATGAAGACTAGTTTTTTTAATCATAAAAAGGAGAATATAACCAATTTGTTTTCAGAACTATTTCGTTCCATCGTGTATCACCATACAAGTAACATAGTGGAAACTAAAGCCTATGTGACTATGGTAAGTTCTCCTATTCCTAATATAAAAAAAGAAGTGAGTGAATATTTAGTTCAATATAACGAGTGGCTTCTCAAAAACCTAACTGGCGTTATAAAAGGACAGTATACAAATCTTGATGAACATACAATCAGAAAAATTATTGATTACTTTATCTTTATTGGTAATGGTTTGTTTTGGGGAATTGTAATTTACGATCAGGAAGGTATTCATAAAAACTTGACGCAAGCAATTTATTCCATGGAACAATACATCACAGAAACACTTAGGAGTGAAAACTATGCAAAATGA
- a CDS encoding hydantoinase/oxoprolinase family protein: MKYRLGIDVGGTNTDGVLLDRNMNVIQSLKTPTTNDVETGIYNTINQLIQNSDVEIQNIEYAMLGTTQCTNAIVERKRLNKIAVIRIGAPAGLAIKPLTGVPDDLRAILDNHTHLVEGGHEFNGQQISALNEDKIREISGTLKGKVDSIAVTSIFSPVNKDHENRAAEILNEVMGEDVAISLSSEVGSIGLLERENATILNASIINVAKATAEGFENALKNNGANAKIFFCQNDGTLMSKDYTLKYPILTVACGPTNSLRGASFLTNNKDAIIVDVGGTTTDIGVLVKGFPRQSSIAVDLGGVRTNFRMPDINSIGLGGGTVIRLNENEFSIGPDSVGHKIHDEAMIFGGNTLTATDVAVGLGKVTLGDPEKVNHLDKELLSKVYKRMVEMVEEAVDKIKTSSNDIPVILVGGGSILLPANIEGATKVFQPENGGVANAIGSAISQISGEIEKIFAINKENRQEVLNNAKELAINEAIEAGADSKKIEIVDLEDIPLAYLPGDATRVKVKAAGDLAVNS; encoded by the coding sequence ATGAAATACAGACTTGGCATCGATGTTGGAGGTACAAATACAGACGGTGTCTTACTAGATAGAAATATGAATGTGATTCAATCACTAAAAACCCCAACAACTAATGATGTAGAGACAGGTATTTATAATACAATCAATCAGTTGATTCAAAACTCGGATGTAGAGATACAGAATATAGAATATGCAATGTTAGGCACGACACAATGTACAAATGCAATTGTAGAGAGAAAACGGTTAAATAAAATCGCTGTCATACGTATTGGCGCACCTGCAGGTTTGGCTATTAAACCACTTACTGGTGTTCCCGATGATTTAAGAGCCATTCTTGATAACCATACTCACCTTGTCGAAGGAGGGCATGAATTTAATGGACAACAAATTTCAGCCTTAAATGAAGACAAAATTAGGGAAATTTCTGGAACATTAAAGGGTAAGGTTGATTCTATTGCAGTTACTTCTATATTTTCACCTGTTAATAAGGATCATGAGAACCGAGCCGCGGAAATTCTGAATGAAGTCATGGGAGAGGATGTTGCTATATCATTATCCAGTGAGGTAGGAAGTATAGGCTTGTTAGAGAGAGAGAATGCTACTATTTTAAATGCCTCTATTATTAACGTAGCTAAGGCTACTGCGGAAGGGTTTGAAAATGCGTTAAAAAATAATGGGGCAAATGCAAAAATATTTTTCTGTCAAAATGATGGTACCTTAATGTCTAAAGATTATACACTAAAATATCCCATTTTAACTGTAGCTTGTGGACCCACCAACAGCTTGCGAGGTGCATCATTCTTAACTAATAATAAAGATGCAATCATTGTAGATGTAGGTGGCACAACAACAGATATTGGCGTCCTAGTCAAAGGATTTCCAAGACAATCCTCGATAGCCGTTGATTTAGGCGGTGTCCGCACTAATTTTCGGATGCCGGATATCAATTCGATCGGCTTGGGTGGCGGAACAGTTATCCGCTTAAACGAAAATGAATTCAGCATCGGCCCAGATAGTGTGGGACATAAAATACACGACGAAGCTATGATTTTTGGGGGTAACACCTTAACAGCAACTGATGTCGCTGTCGGTTTGGGTAAAGTAACACTTGGTGACCCGGAAAAAGTAAACCACTTAGATAAAGAATTGTTATCAAAAGTCTATAAGCGTATGGTTGAAATGGTTGAGGAAGCAGTAGATAAAATCAAAACAAGTTCCAATGACATACCCGTCATATTAGTAGGTGGCGGAAGCATATTATTACCTGCCAATATAGAAGGTGCAACTAAAGTATTTCAACCGGAAAATGGAGGGGTTGCAAATGCAATTGGTTCAGCAATCTCCCAAATTAGTGGTGAAATAGAAAAGATATTTGCTATCAATAAAGAAAATAGACAGGAAGTATTAAACAACGCAAAAGAATTAGCCATAAACGAGGCAATTGAGGCAGGTGCTGATAGTAAGAAAATAGAAATTGTTGATTTGGAAGACATACCATTAGCCTACCTCCCTGGGGATGCCACTAGAGTAAAAGTGAAGGCCGCAGGTGATTTAGCAGTTAATTCTTAA
- a CDS encoding AtuA-related protein produces MANRGGDEELKLVEIAHSRAGDKGNILSLSLIPYKEKDYERLCQNVTPAAVKDHLKDIVKGEVIRYELPNIKALNFVCYQSLLGGVTTSLAMDTHGKTLSSALLEMKID; encoded by the coding sequence ATGGCTAACAGGGGAGGCGATGAAGAATTGAAATTAGTTGAAATTGCCCACAGTCGTGCAGGGGACAAAGGAAATATTTTGAGTCTATCTCTCATTCCATACAAAGAGAAGGATTATGAAAGGTTATGTCAGAACGTTACCCCTGCAGCGGTGAAAGATCATTTGAAAGATATTGTTAAAGGGGAAGTAATTCGTTATGAACTGCCTAATATCAAAGCGCTGAATTTTGTCTGTTATCAGAGTTTATTAGGAGGGGTTACGACTTCCCTTGCTATGGATACCCATGGGAAAACCCTAAGTAGTGCGCTATTAGAAATGAAGATTGATTAA
- a CDS encoding MDR/zinc-dependent alcohol dehydrogenase-like family protein, with protein MNETVAGQQEVAKKIPETMSAVVAYGPKDYRYEEVEIPKLENEEEIIVKVEACGICAGDIKAYDGAPSFWGDEKQPAYIKAPMIPGHEFIARIVQKGSAVNDFAVGDRVISEQIVPCWDCRFCDRGQYWMCEKHDLYGFQNNVNGGMAEYMKFTKEAINYKVPEDLPIEKAILIEPYACSLHAVQRAQVQIGDFVVLSGAGTLGLGMVGAIKKSGAEKIIVLDLKEDRLELAKQFGADIVLNPGEVDIVQEIKDMTDGYGCDVYIEATGHPKSVEQGLQMIRKLGRFVEFSVFGEPVSVDWSIISDRKELDLLGSHLGPYCYPLVIDGIANGTFPTNNVVTHKLDLKDFEEGFELMKKGDKSLKIVLQP; from the coding sequence ATGAATGAAACAGTAGCGGGTCAACAAGAAGTAGCTAAAAAGATTCCAGAAACAATGAGTGCGGTAGTTGCATATGGGCCAAAGGATTATCGGTATGAAGAAGTAGAAATTCCAAAACTGGAAAACGAAGAAGAAATTATCGTGAAGGTAGAAGCTTGTGGAATTTGCGCTGGTGATATTAAGGCATATGATGGTGCGCCGAGTTTTTGGGGTGATGAAAAACAACCCGCCTATATTAAAGCACCGATGATACCTGGTCATGAATTCATTGCTCGAATCGTTCAAAAAGGAAGTGCAGTGAATGATTTTGCTGTTGGGGATCGAGTAATCTCGGAACAGATTGTACCATGCTGGGACTGCCGATTCTGTGATAGAGGTCAATATTGGATGTGTGAAAAGCATGATTTATACGGTTTTCAAAACAATGTCAATGGCGGCATGGCTGAATACATGAAATTTACCAAAGAAGCAATTAATTATAAGGTTCCTGAAGACTTGCCGATTGAGAAAGCGATTCTAATTGAACCATATGCCTGCAGTCTTCACGCTGTTCAACGGGCACAGGTTCAAATAGGCGATTTTGTTGTCCTATCCGGAGCTGGAACTTTGGGCTTAGGAATGGTTGGTGCCATCAAGAAGTCGGGTGCTGAAAAAATAATCGTACTGGATTTAAAAGAGGACCGCTTGGAATTGGCAAAGCAATTTGGCGCTGATATTGTTTTAAATCCCGGCGAAGTTGATATAGTTCAGGAAATAAAAGACATGACAGACGGTTATGGTTGCGATGTATATATTGAAGCGACCGGACATCCGAAATCGGTCGAACAAGGGCTTCAAATGATTAGAAAATTGGGGCGGTTTGTGGAGTTTAGTGTCTTTGGGGAACCTGTTTCCGTTGATTGGAGTATTATCAGCGACAGGAAGGAACTGGATTTACTTGGTTCTCATTTAGGTCCATATTGTTATCCGTTAGTTATTGATGGGATTGCCAATGGAACTTTTCCAACAAACAATGTTGTGACACATAAGCTGGATTTAAAAGACTTTGAAGAAGGATTTGAGCTGATGAAAAAAGGTGATAAATCTTTGAAAATAGTTTTACAGCCATAA
- a CDS encoding peptide ABC transporter substrate-binding protein, with the protein MKLKYFTLLLAFGLLLSILVACSDETGGKEGTKGESAEEGGKVLNLTNPDAIPTMDPSQASDESSFIYLAATKEGLYRLDNNAKPVDGIATDHTVSEDGLTWTFTLREDAEWENGDPVTAHDFVYAWQRAVDPKTGSEYGPYMMNGVIKNATKVSEGKVPVEKLGVTAKDDYTFVVELENPTPYFESLTTFGTFLPLNQAFVEEQGDKFATSTDTLLANGPYTIENWESTSSSWELVKNEDYWDADTVQMDKLTFEVVKDPQTAVSLYTSGAVDRVDLTADLVDKYKSHDDYVVTPGTFVYFIKFNQKANKALANTNIRAAIGRAFDKQALVDEILNNGSIVANGLVPANFTPMPESGEDFREVNGDLVTYDKEAAHEYWQKGLKEIGKDKLELELLSVDDKATKTMVEYIANQLSTNLPGLTIKLKQVPKELRLDLSSKMEYELQISRWGPDFLDPFTYMNLYTTGSGNNLMGYSNPKYDELVNETATTLAQDNAARYQNFLKAEKLLFEDAVIAPIYQSSRAQLISPKIEGVHVNPFGSTYEYKWANVAE; encoded by the coding sequence GTGAAACTGAAATACTTTACGTTGTTGCTGGCATTTGGTCTATTACTCAGTATACTGGTAGCTTGCAGTGATGAAACGGGAGGGAAGGAAGGGACAAAGGGAGAATCGGCCGAAGAAGGGGGAAAAGTACTAAATTTAACGAATCCGGATGCGATTCCGACGATGGATCCTTCACAGGCCTCGGATGAATCATCCTTTATCTATCTGGCAGCTACAAAAGAAGGACTCTATCGTTTGGATAATAACGCCAAACCTGTTGATGGTATCGCGACGGATCACACTGTTAGTGAGGATGGACTCACCTGGACGTTTACGTTGCGGGAGGATGCTGAATGGGAAAACGGGGACCCTGTTACAGCTCATGACTTTGTTTATGCATGGCAGCGCGCGGTTGATCCCAAAACAGGATCAGAATATGGCCCGTATATGATGAATGGTGTTATTAAGAATGCGACAAAAGTGAGCGAAGGAAAGGTTCCAGTGGAGAAACTTGGTGTTACCGCAAAAGATGACTATACATTCGTGGTGGAACTGGAGAATCCAACGCCATACTTTGAGTCCTTAACAACTTTTGGTACATTCCTGCCATTAAATCAAGCTTTTGTGGAGGAACAAGGTGACAAGTTTGCTACAAGTACGGATACGTTATTAGCAAATGGTCCATATACGATAGAAAATTGGGAAAGCACAAGCAGCTCATGGGAACTGGTGAAGAATGAGGATTATTGGGATGCCGATACGGTGCAAATGGATAAATTGACTTTTGAAGTGGTAAAAGATCCGCAAACAGCAGTCAGCTTGTATACTTCAGGTGCAGTTGATCGGGTCGACTTAACTGCAGATCTTGTTGACAAGTATAAGTCCCATGATGACTATGTCGTCACACCAGGTACATTTGTGTATTTCATCAAATTTAATCAAAAAGCTAATAAGGCTCTTGCAAACACTAATATTCGTGCTGCGATTGGCAGGGCCTTTGACAAACAGGCATTAGTAGATGAGATTCTAAATAATGGTTCCATAGTTGCAAATGGTCTTGTTCCAGCAAATTTCACGCCAATGCCTGAATCTGGGGAGGACTTCCGTGAAGTTAATGGCGATCTGGTGACATATGATAAGGAAGCGGCCCATGAATACTGGCAAAAAGGGTTAAAAGAAATTGGTAAGGATAAATTGGAATTGGAGCTATTATCAGTTGATGACAAAGCGACCAAAACAATGGTTGAATATATTGCCAACCAGCTTTCAACTAACCTGCCAGGGCTGACGATTAAGCTGAAGCAGGTACCGAAAGAGCTTCGCCTTGATTTGAGTTCGAAGATGGAATACGAACTGCAAATTTCCAGATGGGGCCCAGACTTTCTCGATCCATTTACATACATGAATCTTTATACAACAGGCAGTGGGAACAATTTGATGGGGTACTCAAACCCTAAATACGATGAATTGGTTAATGAAACTGCAACAACATTAGCCCAAGATAATGCTGCACGCTATCAAAATTTCCTAAAGGCCGAAAAGCTGCTATTTGAGGATGCAGTGATAGCACCAATTTATCAAAGTTCAAGAGCACAATTGATTTCACCCAAAATAGAAGGTGTCCATGTTAATCCATTCGGTTCAACATACGAATATAAATGGGCAAATGTGGCGGAGTAA
- a CDS encoding DUF917 domain-containing protein, whose translation MRLIGKEEVENIAIGAALLGTGGGGDPYIGKLMAMQAIEEHGPIKLIDIEELADEDMVVPSAMMGAPTVMVEKIPSGQEAIESFKSLEKVLGKRIKATMPIEAGGVNSLLPLALAATVGLPVVDGDGMGRAFPELQMVTFYLNDVSTTPMVLSDEKGNSMVMNTINGLWAEKIARTATMEMGGSVMNAIYPMTGRQVKDSSIYRTLSLEENIGRTIKEAKTKKRNPINEVLNLLGGYKLFTGKVIDIERKTDGGFVRGTAKIEGLEKNKGENCYLDFQNENLLAKTDDQILCMTPDLITVLDTETAMPITTEGLRYGARGTVIGIPSDKKWRTPKGIETVGPRYFGYDYDFRSIEELNDRGEK comes from the coding sequence ATGAGATTAATTGGCAAAGAAGAAGTCGAAAATATAGCAATTGGTGCAGCATTACTAGGTACTGGAGGTGGCGGAGATCCCTATATTGGAAAGTTAATGGCTATGCAAGCTATTGAAGAGCACGGGCCCATTAAGCTAATCGATATAGAAGAATTGGCAGATGAAGATATGGTAGTTCCCTCCGCCATGATGGGAGCACCTACAGTAATGGTAGAAAAAATCCCCAGCGGACAAGAAGCGATCGAGTCATTTAAGTCTTTAGAGAAAGTATTGGGTAAAAGAATAAAAGCGACTATGCCAATTGAAGCTGGAGGGGTAAACTCTTTACTTCCCTTAGCTTTAGCTGCAACAGTGGGTTTACCTGTAGTGGATGGTGATGGTATGGGACGAGCATTTCCCGAATTACAAATGGTGACATTCTATTTAAATGACGTCAGTACAACCCCGATGGTGCTATCGGATGAAAAAGGCAATAGCATGGTTATGAATACCATTAACGGATTATGGGCTGAAAAAATCGCTAGGACGGCAACCATGGAAATGGGCGGATCCGTAATGAATGCCATCTACCCTATGACAGGACGCCAGGTGAAAGATTCTTCCATTTACCGAACATTGTCATTAGAAGAAAATATCGGTCGAACCATCAAAGAAGCAAAAACCAAAAAACGTAACCCTATTAATGAAGTTTTAAATCTGCTAGGTGGCTATAAACTTTTCACGGGAAAAGTCATCGATATTGAAAGAAAAACGGATGGCGGATTTGTACGCGGAACAGCAAAAATTGAGGGTCTTGAAAAAAATAAGGGCGAAAATTGCTATTTAGATTTCCAAAATGAAAATTTGCTTGCCAAAACCGATGATCAAATTTTGTGTATGACTCCTGACTTAATTACTGTATTGGATACTGAAACAGCCATGCCTATTACGACAGAGGGATTAAGATACGGTGCAAGAGGGACAGTTATTGGTATTCCTTCAGATAAAAAGTGGAGAACTCCCAAAGGCATCGAAACTGTTGGCCCGAGATACTTTGGATATGATTATGACTTTAGATCTATAGAAGAATTAAATGATAGAGGTGAAAAGTAA
- a CDS encoding MFS transporter translates to MKNLAGNDSFLDRIGLPSHLVWGYLGVLIFMMGDGLELAWISPYLVDEGLSVQQAAFLTTAYGVTIAIAAWFSGVLVEAIGPRKTMLLGLVMYVLGHSLFVGLAIPTLNYGLMIPTYAIRGFGYPLFAYSFLVWITYRTPQHQLGTAVGWFWFVFTGGLSVLGAYYSSWSIQQFGHIPTLWSALIWVFIGAFLAIVVNRDQFELEKRSDNSSKMKELLNGITIVKREPKVGIAGIVRIVNQASQYAFPLFLPIYLATQGVSTTVWLNIWGTIFISNIAFNLIFGYVGDKFGWRNTITWFGAVGCGVFTILLFYLPQLFAGNVFVVGVIGILWGACLAGFVPLSALTPSLVGDGDKGAAMSILNLGAGLCVFVGPALVALFYGLVNTQGMMWILGGLYFGAAILTRFLKVPTATENEYVEESTHSVV, encoded by the coding sequence ATGAAGAATCTAGCTGGCAACGATTCTTTCCTTGATAGAATTGGTTTACCATCTCACTTAGTTTGGGGATATTTAGGGGTTTTAATTTTTATGATGGGTGATGGATTGGAGCTTGCTTGGATCAGCCCTTATTTGGTTGATGAAGGGCTATCTGTCCAACAAGCTGCGTTTCTAACAACAGCATACGGTGTAACGATTGCTATCGCTGCATGGTTTTCCGGTGTTTTGGTAGAAGCAATCGGTCCGAGAAAAACAATGCTGCTCGGTCTAGTTATGTACGTGCTTGGACATAGTTTGTTTGTTGGGCTTGCAATTCCAACATTAAATTACGGACTAATGATTCCGACATATGCAATTAGAGGTTTCGGTTATCCGCTGTTTGCATATTCTTTTCTGGTTTGGATTACCTATCGAACACCACAACATCAACTTGGAACAGCAGTCGGATGGTTCTGGTTTGTTTTCACTGGTGGTTTAAGCGTCCTAGGCGCCTATTATTCCAGTTGGTCAATCCAACAATTCGGCCACATTCCGACTCTTTGGAGCGCATTAATTTGGGTATTTATTGGTGCGTTCTTGGCCATTGTAGTAAATCGAGATCAATTTGAACTGGAAAAAAGGTCAGATAATTCATCAAAAATGAAAGAACTGCTGAATGGTATTACGATTGTGAAACGAGAACCTAAGGTCGGAATTGCCGGAATTGTTCGTATAGTTAACCAAGCATCCCAATACGCGTTTCCACTGTTTCTGCCGATTTATTTAGCTACTCAAGGTGTTAGTACAACGGTTTGGTTAAATATTTGGGGAACCATTTTCATCTCCAATATTGCATTCAACCTTATTTTTGGATATGTGGGGGATAAATTTGGCTGGAGGAATACCATAACGTGGTTTGGTGCAGTTGGCTGCGGGGTTTTTACTATTCTTTTGTTTTATTTACCCCAGCTGTTTGCAGGAAACGTGTTTGTCGTTGGTGTTATCGGAATATTGTGGGGGGCATGTTTAGCAGGATTTGTCCCTTTATCCGCATTAACTCCTTCCTTGGTTGGTGACGGTGACAAAGGAGCAGCAATGTCTATATTAAACCTGGGTGCAGGTTTATGTGTGTTTGTTGGTCCAGCATTAGTAGCCCTGTTTTATGGTTTGGTAAATACACAAGGTATGATGTGGATTCTTGGGGGACTCTATTTTGGGGCAGCGATTTTGACAAGGTTCTTAAAAGTGCCCACCGCTACGGAAAACGAATATGTCGAAGAGAGCACGCATTCTGTTGTGTAA
- a CDS encoding DeoR/GlpR family DNA-binding transcription regulator produces MKMFVNERRNKIMQLLYDKKRVTVKELSSHIGVSEATLRTDLNQMEADGFLTRTHGGAMLKEETNNDTSFTTREKKNKEEKTIIAERAFELIEEKQCILLDASSTALELARYLKSQSMRLTVVTTGLLTALELKENPNLTVIMIGGVVTNRSSSIEGTLGLDILDHVNIEMMFTSGNGFSIDKGLTDFNLYEVELKKQLVKRSNKLIAMVDSSKIGTTSSAVFATPDEIELLVTNKPLDDTLSKQLKENHIRVLAPDLLSQN; encoded by the coding sequence ATGAAAATGTTTGTCAATGAAAGAAGAAATAAAATTATGCAGCTTTTATACGATAAAAAGCGAGTTACTGTTAAGGAACTATCCTCCCATATAGGTGTGTCAGAGGCCACTCTTCGTACGGATCTCAATCAAATGGAGGCAGATGGTTTTTTAACTAGAACTCATGGTGGTGCAATGCTTAAAGAAGAAACAAACAATGATACCAGCTTTACTACACGGGAAAAGAAAAATAAAGAAGAAAAAACAATAATTGCTGAAAGGGCCTTTGAACTAATTGAAGAAAAGCAATGTATATTGCTGGATGCTAGTTCTACTGCGTTAGAGTTAGCACGATACTTAAAAAGCCAATCGATGCGTTTGACTGTTGTAACAACTGGTTTATTAACCGCATTAGAATTAAAAGAAAACCCGAATTTGACTGTCATCATGATTGGCGGAGTTGTAACAAACCGATCCTCTTCTATTGAGGGGACACTGGGATTGGACATATTAGATCACGTAAATATTGAAATGATGTTCACTTCAGGAAATGGTTTTTCCATAGATAAAGGGCTGACAGACTTTAATTTATATGAGGTAGAATTGAAGAAACAACTCGTTAAACGGTCTAATAAACTCATTGCGATGGTAGATTCATCAAAAATTGGCACAACATCCAGTGCAGTCTTTGCAACACCTGATGAAATTGAATTATTAGTTACCAATAAACCGTTAGACGATACATTATCCAAGCAATTGAAAGAAAACCATATTCGTGTACTGGCACCTGATTTACTATCGCAAAATTAA
- a CDS encoding purine-cytosine permease family protein — protein sequence MQNDKLIEDYELKPVPENERQGWFQLTMVWVAGIIALSATALGGALGSGMSLNEAIIASLIGTFILSILSALCGIVGAKTGLSTALVSSFALGRFGSMAVSVIIAISLFGWFGVQLDLFGSSLNKVISDVFGVDISPVILMIVGGLLMTITSCIGYKAIEKLSLFAVPLLAILLIGSVYLASRSFTYQELNSAPITSDPLTIGMAISLVIGSLAVGAIIGPDISRYAKSAKDSVIASFLGYFIGFSIVLVISAILAKATNEVDVVAIMIGLGWGTGGMLVLILAQWTTNNTNLYSSALGFSVIFQKIPKYILTIIAGIVGTTFAIFGIYDNFIMFLSVLSVLIPPIGGIYTADFIFRHRSYSFTKIDTIQNVRIYSIINWGVASCIAFMTSPSPTGFGLFSITGVSGLDAFLIAFFIQISICALQRKSTNKEAEA from the coding sequence ATGCAAAATGATAAACTCATCGAAGACTATGAACTAAAACCCGTTCCCGAAAATGAGAGGCAGGGCTGGTTCCAATTGACTATGGTGTGGGTCGCTGGAATAATTGCTTTATCTGCTACTGCCTTAGGTGGGGCACTTGGTAGTGGAATGAGCTTGAATGAAGCGATTATTGCCTCATTAATTGGTACCTTTATTTTATCCATACTAAGTGCCCTTTGTGGAATTGTGGGAGCAAAAACGGGTCTTTCCACAGCTTTGGTATCATCATTTGCACTAGGAAGATTTGGATCAATGGCTGTATCGGTTATTATAGCCATCTCATTATTTGGATGGTTCGGTGTTCAGCTAGATTTATTCGGTTCTAGTTTGAATAAAGTTATTTCAGATGTATTTGGGGTAGATATATCTCCTGTTATTTTGATGATAGTAGGCGGTTTATTGATGACAATCACATCTTGTATCGGATATAAGGCGATAGAAAAGTTAAGTCTTTTCGCTGTGCCGCTGCTGGCCATTCTACTAATCGGATCTGTATATCTTGCCAGCCGATCTTTTACTTACCAAGAACTTAATAGCGCTCCAATCACTTCTGATCCTTTAACAATTGGTATGGCAATTTCACTGGTGATAGGTTCCTTAGCTGTCGGTGCAATTATTGGCCCTGATATCTCAAGATACGCAAAGTCTGCTAAAGACTCAGTTATTGCCTCTTTTCTCGGATATTTTATAGGTTTCAGTATCGTGCTTGTGATTTCCGCAATATTAGCGAAGGCGACGAATGAGGTAGATGTTGTAGCAATTATGATTGGTTTAGGATGGGGTACGGGTGGTATGTTAGTACTCATTCTTGCGCAATGGACCACAAATAACACCAATTTGTACTCATCCGCACTCGGCTTTTCTGTTATTTTTCAGAAAATACCAAAATATATATTAACAATTATTGCTGGTATTGTCGGTACAACTTTTGCCATCTTTGGTATTTATGATAATTTTATTATGTTTTTAAGTGTATTGAGCGTGCTTATTCCGCCTATTGGTGGTATTTATACAGCTGATTTTATTTTTAGACATCGTTCATACAGCTTTACTAAAATCGATACAATTCAAAACGTTAGAATTTATAGTATCATCAACTGGGGTGTTGCGTCATGCATAGCATTTATGACATCACCCAGTCCGACCGGGTTTGGATTATTTTCAATAACAGGAGTTTCAGGGTTGGATGCGTTTTTGATAGCCTTTTTCATTCAAATAAGCATTTGTGCTTTACAGAGAAAGTCAACTAATAAGGAGGCAGAGGCATGA